The genomic interval CGCGCCGGATCGACACCTCGAAACGCTGATAGGACATGAACCCCTGCCCGATCAGCTCAGGCGCCGACACGGTGACATCCGCCGCGTGGTCCGCGAGCTGGTCAGTTTGGTCGCTCTCGCTCATCAAACACCTATTGGGCCGCAGCGCCGCCGGGCGCGGTCTCGAGCCGGAACGCGGCGGCGAACAGCGCCCGCGTATAGTCGGTCTTCGGAGACTTGAACAGCTCGGCCGCAGGACCTTCCTCGACCACTTTGCCTTGTTTCATGACGATCAGATGACTGGCAAGCGAGGCCACGACGCGCAGATCGTGCGAAATGAACATATAGGTCAGATCGCGCTTGCGCTGCAGTTCGCGTAGCAGATCGACCATCTGCGCCTGAAACAGCATGTCGAGCGCGCTGGTCGGCTCATCGAGCACAACGAAGTTCGGCTCCAGCACCACCGCGCGCGCGATCGAAATCCGCTGCCGCTGACCGCCGGAGAACTCGTGCGGATAGCGGAAGCGGGTCGCCGGATCGAGGCCGACCTCCTTCAGCGCCTTGATCACCCGCGCTTCGCGCTCGGCATCGCCGAGTTGCGGCTGATGCACGCTGAGCCCCTCGGCGATGATATCGCCGACCGACATGCGCGGGCTGAGCGCGCCGAACGGGTCCTGAAACACGATCTGCATATCGCGGCGGAACGGCCGCATCTGCTTGAACTTCAAGCCCTGGATGTCGTTGCCGAGAAACACGATCGGCCCGTCGGACGAGATCAGCCGCAGCATCGCCAATCCGAGCGTCGTCTTGCCCGAGCCTGACTCGCCGACGACGCCGAGCGTCTCGCCTTTACGGATCGCCAGCGTCACCCCATCGACCGCCTTGATGTGCCCGACCGTCTTGCGCATCAGGCCGCGACGGATCGGAAACCAGACCTTGAGATCGTCGGTCGAGATCACCACCGGCGCATCGGGACACGGCGGCGCCGGGTCTGGCTTCGGCTCGGCCGCCAGCAGTGCCTTGGTGTAGGGATGCTGCGGATCGGTGAACACTTGTTCGACCGGCCCCTGCTCGACGATCTTGCCGGTGTGCATCACGCACACCGTGTCGGCGATGCGACGGACGATGCCGAGATCGTGGGTGATGAACAGCATGCTCATCCCGAGCCGCGCGCGAATGTCGGCGAGCAGCGCCAGGATCTGCGCCTGCACGGTGACGTCGAGCGCCGTGGTCGGCTCGTCGGCGATCAACAGATCCGGCTCGTTGGCCAGCGCCATCGCGATCATCACGCGCTGCCGCTGCCCGCCGGATAGTTGATGCGGATAGCTGGCGAGACGTGTCTCCGGCTCGGGAATGCCGACCTGCGTCAGCAGCTCGATGATCCGCGCCCGCGCCTTGGCGCCGCGCACACCGCCGTGTAATTGCAGGATCTCGCCGATCTGCGCCTCGATCGTGTGCAGCGGATTGAGCGAGGTCATCGGCTCCTGAAACACGATCGAGATCTCGTTGCCGCGAATGCCGCGGATCTCGCGCTCGGACATCCCGAGCAGTTCGCGTCCCTTGAACCGGATCTGGCCGGACGGATGCGACGCGCTCGGATACGGCAGCAGCTTCAGGATAGACAGCGCGCTGACCGACTTGCCCGAGCCAGACTCGCCCACCAGCGCAACGCATTCGCCCCGCTTGATCCGGAACGACACATGATCGACGGCCGTCGTCGTCCCGCTGGGCTGATGGAAGGCGACAGACAGGTCGCTGATATCAAGCAGAGGCTGGTTGATCGCGTCCATCAGACAAGCTCGCTGAGTTGAAGCCATGTCGGCCCGCCGGCGATCGCACGGCCCAGCCGTTGGTCTTCGGTCAAGAAGTTCTCACATCCCGCCGCTCGCGCAGTCGCCACGTGGATCGCATCCATCGGTTTGATCCCCAGTTCAGCCTGGATATGACAGGAAGCTAGGAGGATATCTCGACTGACCGGCACCGTCAGAAGCGGACTAAGAGGTGAAAAGAACAACTCGTACTTTTCCAAATAGTCGGGGTTTTTGAGCGAGATCGGCTTTGGCATGACCTCGGCGATCGTCAATTCGGAGGTGACCACCCGCACGTCATCAGCATCGATCGCGCCTAAAAATGCGCGGATCGTCTCGGCCCATTGGCTACCTTGCTCGATCGCATAGATGATGATGTTCGAGTCCAAGTAGATCGGCCGATCTTTGAAACGCGCCCACATCAGTGATCTTCGCGCAACTCGCGGATATGCCGAACGACGTCTTCGTCGCTGCCGTGGAGATTGGGAACGGAGCCTGCGAGCGGAGCGAGCATGATCCTCGGCTTGCGATCGGCCTTGGGCCTAAATTCGATCTCGACCCAACCATGCTGCGGCAGACCTTCCTGAAGGTCCGACGGCAGCTTATCGACCGGATACTCTCGAACAATCTTGTTCATCGCCTCTGCTCCGGAATGAGAGTTTATCACACCTTCACCTGAACGTCTTGCGTGGGTCGAAGGCGTCGCGGACGGCTTCGCCGATGAAGATCAGCAGCGACAGCATGATGGCGACGGCGAAGAAGCCGGTGAAGCCGAGCCATGGGGCCTGAACGTTGGCCTTGCCCTGCGCCAGCAATTCGCCCAGCGACGGCGAGCCGGGCGGCAAGCCGAAGCCGAGGAAGTCCAGCGCCGTCAAGGTCATCACCGAGGACGACACGATGAACGGCAGGAACGTCATGGTCGCCACCATCGCGTTTGGCAGCAGGTGACGGACCATGATCTTGGCGTTGGACACGCCGAGCGCCCGGGCCGCGGTGATGTACTCGAAGTTTCTGCCGCGCAGAAACTCGGCCCGCACCAGGCCGACCAGCGACACCCAGCTGAACAGCAACAGGATGCCGAGCAGCACGAAGAAGCCCGGCACCAGCACCGACGACAGGATCAAGAGCAAATACAGCGACGGGATTGCAGTCCAGACTTCGATCAGCCGCTGGAAGGTGAGATCGACCCAGCCGCCGAAATAGCCCTGGATGCCGCCGGCTGCGACGCCGATGATCGACGAGATGATCGTCAGGCTGAGGCCGAACAGGATCGAGATCCGGAAGCCGTAGATCAGACGTGCAACGACGTCACGGCCCTGATCGTCGGTGCCGAGCCAGTTGTATTCGAGATCGTGGCAGCTCTTGACGCCCTTCTTGGCGACAACCGCGGCGCATTCCTGTTCGGTCAGCAGCCAGGTCGGTTTCGACGGCGCCGGCGTCGGCAGGTCGAGATTGTGAGTACCGTAGGAATAGCGGATCGGCGCCCAGATCACCGTGCCGCCCTTGTCGGCGATCAGCTTCTGCAGAAACGGATCACGATAATCCGCCGCCGTTTCGAAGTCGCCGCCGAAGGTGGTCTCGGAATAGGTCACGACCGCCGGGAAATAATAATGACCGTCGAGCTTGATCAGCAGCGGCCGGTCGTTGGCGATGAATTCGGCGAACAGCGAGATGCCGAACAGCACCAGAAAGATCCAGAACGACCAGTAGCCGCGCCGGTTGGCCTTGAAGTTCTGCCAGCGCCGCTTGTTCAGTGGCGACAGCGACAGACGGTGGCGCGTCGGCGGCACCGCCTCGCCGAGCGGCGCCTGCGTGGTGGTTTCGATCGGCTCGCGTGCGATCAGCGTCATCAGACGTCCCGCGCCTCGAAGTCGATCCGGGGATCGATCCACATATAGGTGAGATCGGAAATCAGGTTCACCACCAGGCCGACCAGGGAAAAGATGAAGAGCGTGCCGAACACCACCGGATAGTCGCGATTGAGTACGCTTTCGAAGCCGAGCAGGCCGAGCCCGTCGAGCGAGAAAATGGTCTCGATCAACAGCGAGCCTGAGAAGAACGCGTGGATGAAGGCGCTGGGAAAGCCGGCGATCACGATCAGCATGGCGTTGCGGAACACGTGCCCGTACAGCACCTGAGTCTCGCTGCAGCCCTTGGCGCGCGCGGTCATGACGTATTGCTTACGGATCTCGTCCAGGAACGAGTTTTTGGTCAGCAGCGTCATGGTGGCGAACGCACCGAGCGCCATCGAGATCAACGGCAGCGTCAGGTGCCAGAAATAGTCGAGGATCTTCCAGTACCAGGGAAACTGGCTCCACCCGTCGGAGGTCAGCCCGCGCAGCGGAAACCAACTGAAGAATGAGCCGCCGGCGAACAGAATGATCAACAGGATCGCGAACAGGAAGCCCGGAATCGCGAAGCCGACGATGATCACCGCAGAAGTCCAGGTGTCGAATTTCGAGCCGTCCTGCACCGCCTTGCGAATGCCGAGCGGAATCGAGATCAGATAGGTCAGCAGCGTCATCCAGATCCCGAGCGACATCGAGACCGGCAGCTTTTCCTTGATCAGCTGCAGCACGCTGACATCGCGGAAGTAGCTCTTACCGAAATCGAACCGCGCAAAATTCCACAGCATGATCGCGAAGCGCTCGGGCGCCGGCTTGTCGAAGCCGAACTGCTTTTCGAGACTCTTGACGAATTCCGGATCGAGCCCCTGGGCGCCACGATATTTCGAGTTCACCGCGTCCGCCGAACCGGCGACCTGCGGCCGTGCACCGAAGTCACCACCGGACGAGCCTGAGATGCGCGACGAGGCGCCGGTATCGGCGCCAGAAATCTGCGCGATCACCCGTTCAACCGGACCGCCGGGCGCGAACTGCACGACGACAAAAGAGACGAACAAAATCCCGAGCAGAGTCGGAAACATCAGCAGGACGCGGCGAGCGATATAGGCGGCCATGCTATTTCTTCCCCCGGTCGGCCGCAGCCGCCGTATCCTTCGCCCACCACAGTTCCGGCACGCCGACGCCGGCGTATTTCGGCAGATTGGGCGGATGGCCGAACACGTCCCAATAGGCGAGCCGGTGCGAGGCCGAATACCATTGCGGCACCCAATAGCGCCCGGCGCGGATCAGACGGTCGAGCGCCCGCGCCGCGACCACCAGCTTGATGCGGGTGTCGGCGGCGATCACCTGATCGATCATCGCGTCGATTACCGGATCGGAAATGCCGGCGAGGTTGTTCGAACCCTTGGTGGCGGCAGCCTGTGACGAGAAGAAGTTGCGCAGCGCGTCGCCCGGCACTGTCGAAAAGCTGTAGCGCTCGATGGCCAGATCGAAATCGAAATCATCGCGCCGCGCCCGCTGCTGCACCGGATCGACCATCCGCAAGGTTGCTTCGATGCCGAGCGTGCCGAGGTTCTTGATGAACGGCATATGGTGGGGCTGGAATGCCGGCTCTTCGAGCAGGAATTCAACGCGGAAAGGCTCACCGGACGGCGTCAGGCGTTTGCCGTTCTTGATCGGGAAACCCGCGTCGTTGAGGAGCTGCGCGCCGTGCCGCAGCAGCGCGCGGTCCTGCCCGGAGCCGTCGGACGCCGGCGGCACGAACGGCGCACCGAACACCTCGTCCGGCACCTTGCCGCGAAACGGCTCGAGCAGCGCCAATTCTTCCGGCGACGGCGCGCCCACCGCCATCATGTCCGAATTCTGGAACGGCGACACCGTGCGCGCATAGGTGCCGTACATGATGGTCTTGTTGGTCCACTCGAAATCGAACGCGCAGCCGAGCGCTTCGCGTACCCGCGGATTCTTGAATTTGTCGCGGCGGGTGTTGATGAACCAGCCCTGCGCGCCCGACGGCGTATCGTCCGGCAGCATCTCGCGCTTGACGCGGCCGTCGTGGATCGCGGGAAAATCGTAGCGGGTATTCCAGATCCGCGAGGTGAATTCCTCGCGAAACAGGTAGCTGCGCCCGGTGAAGCCCTCGAAGGCGACGTCGCGATCGCGATAGAATTCGAACCGCACCGTGTCGAAATTGTACGATCCGACATTCACCGGTAGCTTGGCGCCCCACCAATCCTTGACCCGATCGAATTCGATATAGCGGCCCGATTCCATCCGGCCGACCTTGTAGGGGCCACTGCCGAGCGGCACTTCCATGGTCGATTCATCGAACGACTGCTTGGCGTAGTATGCTTCCGAGAACAGCGGCAGCGCGGCGACGAACAGCGGCACGTCCCGCCCGCGCTTCGGCTTAAAGGTGACGATCAAGGTCGCGTCGCCGTCGGCCGTCGCCTCAATGAAGTCGCGCAGTTGCTGCGTGATCAACGGATGGCCTTTGGCCTTCAGAATGTTGAGCGAGAACGCGGCGTCACGCGCGGTCAGCTTGCTGCCGTCGTGAAATCGCGCCTCGGGCCGCATCGTGAAGCGATAGGTCAGCCCATCGGCGGAGATCGCCACCTTGGACGCGGCAAAGCCGTACATCGCATCCGGCTCGTCGCCCGCCCGCGCCATCAGCGTCGCAAAGGTCAGGCCCATCCCCTGCGCGCCGTCACCCTTGAGGATGAAGGCGTTGAGCGAATTGAAGGTCTGGAACGACTGATTGAAGGCGCGTACCGACGGAATGGTCGAGAACAGGCCGCCCTTGGGAGCCTTCGCATCGACGTAGTCGAACTGCACGAAATCGGCCGGATACTTCAGATCACCGAACGCCGAGATGCCGTGGGAGACCGTTTCACCGTCGGCCGCGACGGCGGTGCCCCGCATCTGCGCGGCGGCGAGCGCGCCGACGCCGAGAGCGAGCACGTTGCGACGATTGAGCTGCGCCATACGCGAAGCAATCCTCAAGAGCGCTTGCCGAGGTTGGCGGCCTTGTCGGCGTCGTACCACCACAGCGCCGGCAGACCGGAGCGGGCGTATTTCGGCAGCGGCGCGTGCCCAAACCGATCCCAGCGCGCGTAGCGCATGAAACCGTAGGTGAATTGCGGCACAACGTAGAAGTTCCACAGCAGCACGCGGTCGAGCGCCCGCGTGGCGGCAACCAGCGTGGCCCGGTCCTTGGCGTAGATCACCTTCTCGATCAGCTCATCGATGGCCGGATTCTTGATGCCAATGGTGTTGTGCGAGCCCTGTTCATTGGCCGCCTGCGATCCCCAATAGTCGCGCTGCTCGTTACCGGGCGACAGCGACTGGCCCCACAGATCGGTGATGATGTCGAAATCGAACGCGCGAATTCGGTTCTGATACTGCGCATCGTCGACCACGCGGATCGAGACGGCAACGCCCAGCCGCTCCAGCGACGGCTTGTAGAACAACGCGATACGTTCCGACGACGGGTCCTGCACCAGGATCTCGACCGCCACCGGCTTGCCGGACGGATCGACCAGCTTGCGATCCTTGATGTCGAAGCCCGCTTCTTTCACCAGCTTGATGGCCTCGCGCAAGTTCGCGCGCACCGCCTCCGGATTGCCGCCGACTGGATTGGTGTAGGGCTGCGTGAACAGCTCGGCCGGCACCTTGTCGCGCACCGTTTCGAGGAACGCCAGCTCCTGCCCTTCAGGCAACCCGCTGGAGGCGAGCTCGGTGCCTTCGAAGAAGCTCGCGATCCGCTTGTACTGTCCGTAGAACAGTTGCTTGTTCATTTCCTCGAAGTCGAACGCGTAGTTGAAGGCACGCCGCACTCGCGGGTCCTTGAACATCTCGCGGCGCGTGTTCAGCACGAAGGCCTGCATCCGGCCGGAGTCGTTGATCGGGAATTCTTCTTTGACGACGCGCTTGTCATTCACCGCCGGGAAGTCGTAGGCGGTCGCCCACTGCTTGGCGGAGTTCTCCATGATCCAGTCGGCCTGATCGGCCTTGAAGGCTTCCAGCGCCACCGTGTTGTCGCGGAAGTACTCGAACCGCAGTTCGTCGAAATTGTTCTGGCCGATCCGCACCGGCAGCTTCTCGCCCCAATAGTCCTTCACGCGCTCCAGCACGACCGAGCGGCCGGCGACGAATTCCTTGATCTTATAGGGGGCGGAGCCGAGCGGCGGCTCCAGCGTCGTCGCCGAGATGTCGCGCTTGCGTCCCTGCGCGTCGGTGCCTTCCCACCAGTGCTTCGGCAGCACCATCAAT from Rhodopseudomonas palustris carries:
- a CDS encoding ABC transporter ATP-binding protein, which gives rise to MDAINQPLLDISDLSVAFHQPSGTTTAVDHVSFRIKRGECVALVGESGSGKSVSALSILKLLPYPSASHPSGQIRFKGRELLGMSEREIRGIRGNEISIVFQEPMTSLNPLHTIEAQIGEILQLHGGVRGAKARARIIELLTQVGIPEPETRLASYPHQLSGGQRQRVMIAMALANEPDLLIADEPTTALDVTVQAQILALLADIRARLGMSMLFITHDLGIVRRIADTVCVMHTGKIVEQGPVEQVFTDPQHPYTKALLAAEPKPDPAPPCPDAPVVISTDDLKVWFPIRRGLMRKTVGHIKAVDGVTLAIRKGETLGVVGESGSGKTTLGLAMLRLISSDGPIVFLGNDIQGLKFKQMRPFRRDMQIVFQDPFGALSPRMSVGDIIAEGLSVHQPQLGDAEREARVIKALKEVGLDPATRFRYPHEFSGGQRQRISIARAVVLEPNFVVLDEPTSALDMLFQAQMVDLLRELQRKRDLTYMFISHDLRVVASLASHLIVMKQGKVVEEGPAAELFKSPKTDYTRALFAAAFRLETAPGGAAAQ
- a CDS encoding type II toxin-antitoxin system VapC family toxin, with protein sequence MWARFKDRPIYLDSNIIIYAIEQGSQWAETIRAFLGAIDADDVRVVTSELTIAEVMPKPISLKNPDYLEKYELFFSPLSPLLTVPVSRDILLASCHIQAELGIKPMDAIHVATARAAGCENFLTEDQRLGRAIAGGPTWLQLSELV
- a CDS encoding ABC transporter permease; this translates as MTLIAREPIETTTQAPLGEAVPPTRHRLSLSPLNKRRWQNFKANRRGYWSFWIFLVLFGISLFAEFIANDRPLLIKLDGHYYFPAVVTYSETTFGGDFETAADYRDPFLQKLIADKGGTVIWAPIRYSYGTHNLDLPTPAPSKPTWLLTEQECAAVVAKKGVKSCHDLEYNWLGTDDQGRDVVARLIYGFRISILFGLSLTIISSIIGVAAGGIQGYFGGWVDLTFQRLIEVWTAIPSLYLLLILSSVLVPGFFVLLGILLLFSWVSLVGLVRAEFLRGRNFEYITAARALGVSNAKIMVRHLLPNAMVATMTFLPFIVSSSVMTLTALDFLGFGLPPGSPSLGELLAQGKANVQAPWLGFTGFFAVAIMLSLLIFIGEAVRDAFDPRKTFR
- a CDS encoding microcin C ABC transporter permease YejB; translation: MAAYIARRVLLMFPTLLGILFVSFVVVQFAPGGPVERVIAQISGADTGASSRISGSSGGDFGARPQVAGSADAVNSKYRGAQGLDPEFVKSLEKQFGFDKPAPERFAIMLWNFARFDFGKSYFRDVSVLQLIKEKLPVSMSLGIWMTLLTYLISIPLGIRKAVQDGSKFDTWTSAVIIVGFAIPGFLFAILLIILFAGGSFFSWFPLRGLTSDGWSQFPWYWKILDYFWHLTLPLISMALGAFATMTLLTKNSFLDEIRKQYVMTARAKGCSETQVLYGHVFRNAMLIVIAGFPSAFIHAFFSGSLLIETIFSLDGLGLLGFESVLNRDYPVVFGTLFIFSLVGLVVNLISDLTYMWIDPRIDFEARDV
- a CDS encoding extracellular solute-binding protein, producing MAQLNRRNVLALGVGALAAAQMRGTAVAADGETVSHGISAFGDLKYPADFVQFDYVDAKAPKGGLFSTIPSVRAFNQSFQTFNSLNAFILKGDGAQGMGLTFATLMARAGDEPDAMYGFAASKVAISADGLTYRFTMRPEARFHDGSKLTARDAAFSLNILKAKGHPLITQQLRDFIEATADGDATLIVTFKPKRGRDVPLFVAALPLFSEAYYAKQSFDESTMEVPLGSGPYKVGRMESGRYIEFDRVKDWWGAKLPVNVGSYNFDTVRFEFYRDRDVAFEGFTGRSYLFREEFTSRIWNTRYDFPAIHDGRVKREMLPDDTPSGAQGWFINTRRDKFKNPRVREALGCAFDFEWTNKTIMYGTYARTVSPFQNSDMMAVGAPSPEELALLEPFRGKVPDEVFGAPFVPPASDGSGQDRALLRHGAQLLNDAGFPIKNGKRLTPSGEPFRVEFLLEEPAFQPHHMPFIKNLGTLGIEATLRMVDPVQQRARRDDFDFDLAIERYSFSTVPGDALRNFFSSQAAATKGSNNLAGISDPVIDAMIDQVIAADTRIKLVVAARALDRLIRAGRYWVPQWYSASHRLAYWDVFGHPPNLPKYAGVGVPELWWAKDTAAAADRGKK
- a CDS encoding extracellular solute-binding protein, with the protein product MTLTRRHLLQGGLLAAATPVLSFSPGPFGASAARAETAVDGAAWRHGLSLFGDLKYPAGFAQFDYVNPKAPKGGIARQIALGTFDNFNLAVAGVKGNIAGPAGYLYETLMTPSQDEVGTEYGLLAEGAAHPDDFSWVIYRLRKEARWNDGKPVTADDVVFSFDALKKYSPRYASYYRHVVKAEKVGERDIRFTFDAPGNRELPTIVGELMVLPKHWWEGTDAQGRKRDISATTLEPPLGSAPYKIKEFVAGRSVVLERVKDYWGEKLPVRIGQNNFDELRFEYFRDNTVALEAFKADQADWIMENSAKQWATAYDFPAVNDKRVVKEEFPINDSGRMQAFVLNTRREMFKDPRVRRAFNYAFDFEEMNKQLFYGQYKRIASFFEGTELASSGLPEGQELAFLETVRDKVPAELFTQPYTNPVGGNPEAVRANLREAIKLVKEAGFDIKDRKLVDPSGKPVAVEILVQDPSSERIALFYKPSLERLGVAVSIRVVDDAQYQNRIRAFDFDIITDLWGQSLSPGNEQRDYWGSQAANEQGSHNTIGIKNPAIDELIEKVIYAKDRATLVAATRALDRVLLWNFYVVPQFTYGFMRYARWDRFGHAPLPKYARSGLPALWWYDADKAANLGKRS